The Apium graveolens cultivar Ventura chromosome 11, ASM990537v1, whole genome shotgun sequence genome has a window encoding:
- the LOC141697300 gene encoding PGR5-like protein 1B, chloroplastic, translating into MAAAATKLAFTISTPKFFRTPIISISCARAHQSFHSISRLPLCTTRRFIVFSPKATADQPGEVKEDEIEDSKILPYCSLEKKNKSMGEMEQEFLQALQSFYYEGKAIMSNEEFDNLKEELMWEGSSVVMLSSDEQKFLEASMAYVSGNPIMTDEEFDKLKLQLKMDGSDIVVEGPRCSLRSRKVYSDLYVDYLKMFLLNVPAALVALGLFFFLDDLTGFEITYLLELPEPFSFIFTWFAALPVILYLSNTFTNFIIKDFLILKGPCPNCGTENTSFFGTILSISNGGSTNNIKCTNCQTALVYDSRIRLIMLPEGT; encoded by the exons ATGGCTGCTGCTGCCACAAAACTAGCATTTACCATATCTACCCCTAAATTCTTCCGTACACCCATCATTTCTATATCCTGTGCAAGGGCTCATCAGTCATTTCACTCTATCAGTAGACTCCCCTTGTGCACTACCCGCAGATTCATTGTTTTCTCCCCTAAGGCTACTGCTGATCAGCCAG GCGAGGTCAAGGAAGATGAGATCGAAGACAGTAAGATATTGCCTTATTGTAGCTTAGAGAAAAAGAACAAATCAATGGGGGAAATGGAACAGGAATTTCTGCAAGCACTACAA TCATTCTATTACGAAGGAAAGGCTATTATGTCAAATGAGGAATTCGATAACCTCAAGGAAGAGCTAATGTGGGAAGGAAGCAGTGTTGTTATGCTTA GCTCGGATGAGCAGAAATTTTTGGAAGCATCCATGGCTTATGTATCAGGAAATCCTATCATGACTGACGAAGAATTTGACAAATTAAAGCTGCAACTGAAG ATGGATGGGAGTGATATTGTTGTTGAAGGACCGCGATGCAGTCTTCGTAGTAGAAAG GTGTACAGTGACTTATATGTTGACTATCTCAAAATGTTCCTGTTGAATGTCCCTGCTGCTCTGGTTGCATTAGGATT ATTTTTCTTCCTGGACGACTTGACAGGTTTTGAAATTACATATCTTTTGGAG CTTCCAGAACCATTCAGCTTTATCTTCACCTGGTTTGCTGCTTTGCCGGTCATATTGTACTTATCTAATACATTTACAAACTTCATTATAAAAGACTTTTTGATCTTGAAG GGTCCCTGCCCAAACTGCGGTACAGAGAACACTTCTTTCTTTGGGACCATCCTTTCAATATCTAATGGCGGTTCAACCAACAACATTAAGTGCACAAA CTGTCAGACAGCCTTGGTCTATGATTCAAGAATACGCTTGATAATGCTGCCAGAAGGAACATAA
- the LOC141697301 gene encoding expansin-A7-like has protein sequence MNLSKSTAVRIYRPGPWSLSHATFYGDESASETMGGACGYGNLFNNGYGTDTAALSSTLFKNGYACGTCYQIKCVYSRWCYKGSPYATITATNLCPPNWSQDSNNGGWCNPPRTHFDLAKPAFMKIAQWKAGIVPVMYRRVPCVKRGGLRFTFQGNGYWLLVYVMNVAGGGDVANMWVRGSKTGWISMSHNWGASYQAFATLGGQSLSFMLTSYTSRETIFAWNVAPADWNVGLTYKSASNFH, from the exons ATGAACTTGAGTAAATCGACTGCTGTACGAATATATCGACCTGGCCCTTGGTCGCTTTCCCATGCTACATTTTATGGCGATGAGTCTGCCTCTGAAACAATGG GAGGAGCCTGCGGCTATGGAAACTTGTTCAACAATGGTTATGGTACAGATACCGCAGCATTGAGCTCCACATTGTTTAAAAACGGATATGCGTGTGGGACTTGTTATCAGATTAAGTGTGTTTATTCTCGTTGGTGCTACAAAGGGTCACCTTATGCGACCATAACAGCCACTAATCTATGCCCTCCTAACTGGTCTCAAGACTCCAACAATGGTGGGTGGTGCAATCCCCCAAGAACACACTTCGACTTGGCCAAACCTGCATTCATGAAAATTGCTCAGTGGAAGGCTGGCATTGTCCCTGTCATGTACCGCAG AGTGCCATGTGTCAAACGGGGTGGCCTGCGATTCACTTTTCAAGGAAACGGGTATTGGCTTTTGGTGTATGTGATGAATGTAGCTGGAGGAGGTGACGTTGCAAATATGTGGGTAAGAGGTAGCAAGACAGGATGGATTAGCATGAGCCACAACTGGGGAGCTTCATACCAGGCTTTTGCTACATTAGGAGGTCAATCTCTTTCTTTCATGCTCACTTCATACACTTCCAGAGAAACTATATTTGCCTGGAATGTTGCCCCTGCAGACTGGAATGTCGGGCTAACTTATAAATCAGCGTCAAATTTTCATTGA